A portion of the Burkholderia pseudomultivorans genome contains these proteins:
- a CDS encoding SDR family NAD(P)-dependent oxidoreductase: MNTESSHDAPSDWMVHSRIKGLVALVVGAGSGMGEASAKTFAANGGAVAVADLNAGHAERVAGEIVRNGGEAIALGLDVSKQPDIDATIAATVERFGRLDVVINTAALVRSGMLEDVPIDEWRAGFQVNVDGALMLARSALPHLKKSAHAAIVNTASLAGVHGYSQGGAYGPSKAALITLSRQMAHEWSAYGVRVNVVLPGVIDTPMARGSVPQEILDQLATMLPMSRVGKPEEVADLIVYLASPAAGYITAQSIACDGGMSHMMFAKPMGK, encoded by the coding sequence ATGAACACCGAATCCAGCCATGACGCGCCGAGCGACTGGATGGTCCATTCACGCATCAAGGGGCTGGTCGCGCTGGTGGTCGGCGCGGGCAGCGGCATGGGCGAGGCCAGCGCGAAGACCTTCGCGGCCAACGGCGGCGCCGTCGCGGTGGCCGACCTGAACGCCGGCCACGCCGAGCGCGTCGCCGGCGAGATCGTGCGCAACGGCGGCGAGGCGATCGCGCTCGGTCTCGACGTGTCGAAACAGCCGGACATCGATGCGACCATCGCCGCGACGGTCGAGCGCTTCGGACGGCTCGACGTCGTCATCAACACCGCCGCGCTGGTGCGCTCGGGAATGCTCGAGGACGTGCCGATCGACGAATGGCGCGCCGGCTTCCAGGTGAACGTCGACGGCGCATTGATGCTCGCGCGCAGCGCGCTGCCGCATCTGAAGAAGAGCGCGCATGCGGCCATCGTCAACACGGCTTCTCTCGCGGGCGTGCACGGCTATTCGCAGGGCGGCGCGTATGGTCCGAGCAAGGCGGCGCTCATTACGCTCAGCCGGCAGATGGCGCACGAATGGTCCGCCTATGGCGTGCGCGTCAACGTCGTGTTGCCGGGCGTGATCGATACGCCGATGGCGCGCGGCTCGGTGCCTCAGGAGATCCTCGATCAACTGGCGACGATGCTGCCGATGAGCCGGGTCGGCAAGCCGGAGGAAGTCGCCGACCTGATCGTGTATCTCGCGTCGCCGGCCGCCGGCTATATCACCGCGCAGTCGATCGCGTGCGACGGCGGCATGTCGCACATGATGTTCGCGAAACCGATGGGCAAGTAG
- a CDS encoding porin yields MNVSRSSGLRTKKTVIALGIALLPASSWAQSSVTLYGTLDVGMLFTSKTLNSATGANRGKQFSLINGGLEPSNFGLFGQEDLGGGLKASFRLESGVSVVNGGFDNSNGNLFGRQAWLALNGNFGELKAGVQYSPFVLAIYESDPRNAGQFGTAFSVYADNTFVGTFNPNAITYTSPKFAGFSGSAMYAFGGVPGDYRAGQQYSLSARYEFRGLVVNAAMYDSSSGRGSAGLTTFQQPFFGRMIGAGYHFDRFTVKGSFTSYKVPTTVAGGVVNGGTNNVWNVGFDYYALPQLDINAGLWYIRDPHDSDNHTLLGALTTRYFLSKATSLYMQVGAVNNHGRERFGLSIDNALYGVSGTTVGAIVGINKRF; encoded by the coding sequence ATGAATGTAAGCCGATCATCAGGGCTGCGCACGAAGAAGACAGTTATCGCGCTTGGCATTGCGCTGCTGCCCGCGTCGTCGTGGGCGCAAAGCAGCGTCACGCTGTACGGCACGCTCGACGTGGGGATGCTGTTCACCAGCAAGACGCTCAATTCGGCGACCGGCGCCAATCGCGGCAAGCAGTTCAGCCTGATCAACGGCGGACTGGAGCCGTCGAATTTCGGCCTGTTCGGACAGGAAGACCTCGGCGGCGGGTTGAAGGCGAGCTTCAGGCTGGAAAGCGGCGTCAGCGTCGTCAACGGCGGCTTCGACAACAGCAACGGCAATCTGTTCGGCCGCCAGGCATGGCTGGCGCTCAACGGCAACTTCGGCGAGTTGAAGGCGGGCGTGCAGTATTCGCCGTTCGTGCTGGCGATCTACGAGTCCGATCCGCGCAACGCGGGCCAGTTCGGCACGGCGTTCTCCGTCTATGCGGACAACACGTTTGTCGGCACCTTCAATCCGAATGCGATCACCTATACGAGCCCGAAGTTCGCCGGGTTTTCCGGCAGTGCGATGTATGCGTTCGGCGGCGTGCCAGGCGACTATCGCGCAGGGCAGCAGTACTCGCTCAGCGCGCGCTACGAGTTTCGCGGGCTGGTCGTGAACGCCGCGATGTACGACTCGAGTTCAGGCCGCGGCTCCGCCGGGCTGACCACCTTCCAGCAGCCGTTCTTCGGCCGCATGATCGGCGCGGGCTACCACTTCGACCGCTTCACGGTGAAGGGGTCGTTCACGAGCTACAAGGTGCCGACGACGGTGGCCGGCGGCGTCGTGAATGGCGGCACCAACAACGTCTGGAACGTCGGCTTCGACTATTACGCGCTGCCGCAGCTCGATATCAACGCCGGCCTCTGGTACATCCGCGACCCGCACGACTCGGACAATCACACGCTGCTCGGCGCGCTGACGACGCGCTATTTCCTGTCGAAGGCGACCTCGCTCTATATGCAGGTGGGCGCGGTGAACAACCACGGCCGCGAGCGATTCGGGCTGTCGATCGACAATGCGCTGTACGGCGTGTCGGGCACGACGGTCGGCGCGATCGTCGGCATCAACAAGCGGTTCTAG